The DNA window GGCCGTGTTGGGCATCTAAGGTTTCAATGTAGGAACTTTTTGATCAAGGAGAAAGACCCAGCAGCTATTCAGGCTGATGTTATGTCTGAGTTGGATAAGTTGAAGGGAAAGGGTGGTAAGGTAAAGGGAAAAGGCGGTGCTGAGAGCGAGGATAGTGAGGATGAGGATGAGGATGATGAAAGTGAGGAATCAGATTCTGATCgtgattcagagattgagagGATTATTTCTCAGAGGACTGGGAGAAGGGCTAGAAAGAAAGATAGGTCAGTAAAGAAGAAAAATTTGGATGCtgacgatgatgatgatgatgatgaagacagCTTGGATTCAGACTCTGGGAAAAGGAGAAAGAGAGGAAGgtcgaagaagaagaggagtGGGAAGAGGGAAAGTGATGATTCTGGTAGTTCTGATGATGGTaggaggaagagaaagaaggagAAGAGGGTAAAGAAAGATGACTCTTCAGATGAGGAAGGCAAGCATCGACGTAGACGGCATAGGAAGAGTAGGAAGGAAAAGAGGAGGCGAAGAAGTCATCGTTACTCAGATGATTCTGCGTCCGATTCATCTGAGGATGATAGACACCGGAAGAGGAAGAGCAGGCGATCACCATCACCATCTCGTTCAGATGGAGGTGACTCTGATGATTCACACCGTGGTCGGAAACATGTGAAGCGGTCTGCAAAGAAGAGCCTGAAGCACCATGATGTATAGAACCTTGAGTAAGAGATTCTATTATACTGTATAACTATATTAGCTTGCTATGATTGTGATGAAGATTCTAACAGAACTTGGTCGTTGTGTGCTTCATTTGCTTAAAGATATTTTGTTTGACATATTTATTTCTGCAATTGGAggtgatgaaactattttttatgTTGGAGTTTGAATTTGATAATTTGTCTCtgaattgttttattattttcttatgttttatctgttttttctttttattgaaAATGATATGGTTTTATCTTTATTAGTTGAAatatcactgattatcatgaCTAGTCATAAAAATCTAAGATAGTATAGATTCCCTTTCTAAAACAAAAGTTCAGAATCATCTCTCTAATGTCTGGATTTGTTGATTTATTTAAGCCAGTTTCTGACATGGAATAAACCATTAAggctatat is part of the Cannabis sativa cultivar Pink pepper isolate KNU-18-1 chromosome 5, ASM2916894v1, whole genome shotgun sequence genome and encodes:
- the LOC115715953 gene encoding CAX-interacting protein 4, translating into MPATAGRVRMPANNRVHSSAALQTHGIWQSAIGYDPYAPNKEEDKSSTQHKSANSEPEGENPYANFQGLLALARITGSNTDVARGACKRCGRVGHLRFQCRNFLIKEKDPAAIQADVMSELDKLKGKGGKVKGKGGAESEDSEDEDEDDESEESDSDRDSEIERIISQRTGRRARKKDRSVKKKNLDADDDDDDDEDSLDSDSGKRRKRGRSKKKRSGKRESDDSGSSDDGRRKRKKEKRVKKDDSSDEEGKHRRRRHRKSRKEKRRRRSHRYSDDSASDSSEDDRHRKRKSRRSPSPSRSDGGDSDDSHRGRKHVKRSAKKSLKHHDV